From the Hevea brasiliensis isolate MT/VB/25A 57/8 chromosome 15, ASM3005281v1, whole genome shotgun sequence genome, one window contains:
- the LOC110663394 gene encoding binding partner of ACD11 1 produces the protein MSVRTVKVSNVSLGATERDLKEFFSFSGDIEYVEVQSDNERSQIAYVTFKDSQGAETAVLLSGATIVDLSVTVTPDPDYKLPPAALEPSAMENKTPGGTESAFRKAEDVVSGMLAKGYILGKDAVNKAKTLDEKHQLTSTASAKVSSFDKKIGFTEKISAGTTIVGDKVWEVDQKFQVSEKTKSAFAAAEQKVSNAGSAIMSNRYVFAGASWVTGAFNKVAKAAGEVGQKAKEKVGMAEEEQKRKMVDDFAQVHLSESPKASAESELPTSKPATVQGLIL, from the exons ATGTCG GTAAGAACTGTCAAAGTCAGTAATGTTTCTTTGGGAGCAACTGAGCGAGACCTCAAGGAGTTCTTCTCTTTTTCTGGTGAtattgaatatgttgaagtacaGAG TGATAACGAGAGATCTCAAATTGCATATGTTACCTTCAAAGATTCACAGGGTGCAGAAACTGCTGTTCTTCTTTCG GGAGCAACAATAGTAGACCTCTCTGTCACCGTAACTCCAGATCCAGATTATAAGCTTCCACCTGCAGCCTTAGAACCCTCA GCAATGGAAAATAAAACTCCTGGTGGTACTGAATCTGCCTTCCGGAAGGCAGAGGATGTGGTTTCTGGCATGCTTGCTAAGGGCTATATCTTAGGCAAAGATGCAGTCAACAAAGCAAAGACTTTGGATGAGAAGCACCAATTGACTTCAACAGCCTCAGCTAAAGTTAGTTCTTTTGACAAAAAAATAGGCTTCACTGAGAAGATCAGTGCTGGCACGACTattgtgggtgacaaagtatggGAAGTGGATCAGAAATTTCAGGTTTCAGAGAAAACTAAATCAGCATTTGCAGCAGCTGAACAAAAAGTCAGTAATGCAGGATCTGCTATTATGAGCAATCGGTATGTTTTTGCTGGGGCTTCTTGGGTGACTGGTGCTTTCAACAAGGTTGCAAAGGCAGCTGGGGAAGTTGGTCAGAAGGCAAAAGAGAAGGTAGGAATGGCCGAAGAGGAGCAAAAGAGAAAAATGGTGGATGACTTTGCACAGGTTCACCTATCTGAGTCACCAAAAGCATCTGCTGAAAGTGAACTACCAACTTCCAAGCCTGCAACTGTTCAAGGTTTAATCCTTTGA